From the genome of Rhodothermales bacterium:
AAACGGGGCAGGAAGATGTTGACGGCCTGATCGTCGAAGTCATCGACGAGGCGGGCCCATTTTGTGTCGTCAAGGGAGGCGATCAGCGCCGGCAGATCCTCCGTCGTTTCGGGCAGGATGACCGTCATCCGGTACTGGCCGTTGCCGTACGGGAGATCGATCGAGGCGAAGTCGTCGCCGGCCTGGTAGGGCACCGTCGCCTTCATCCGCATGAGCGGCGCCTGGGTGATGGCGCCGTCGGAGCCCGTGAACGGCTCGGGCTGCGTGGCCGCGGCGTCGAACTGGTATTTCCAGCTGCCTTTGAAGTAGATGGCATTGATGAGATACATCACCGCGTCGTCCGGAATCGCGTCGATGATGGTCTCGATCTTATCGTTGGTCTTGTCCGCCACCCAGTCGTTGATGACGTCGACGGACGCCGGCGCCCGGAAGTCCAGCGACTCGACCACAGCGTCGTAATACGTGGTGTTGGTCTCTATAAACGCCGGCGCCGGGGTAAAGGTCGCCTCGTGCCAGATCGAGTTGGCGATGTCGGTCTGGACAAGCGGATCGAGCCCCTGGAGGTACTCCATGAGCGATTTCGAGGCCGTGTTCAGGTCCTCGACGGACAGGCTGGCGTGACCGAGCGTTTCCACCATCTGGTCGCGCGTGTCGCCGGCGGCGCCGTTGACGGCCATGCCGAGGGCGAAGGTCACGCTGGTCGGGGAGATAAACAGGTTCTCGTCGGGTGCGTCATCGGCGAGCGCGGCGTAGAGACGCAATCCAAAGGCATTGCTAGCACCGACGACCGATTGTTCGCTCGCGGAGAGCGCGCGGAGGTCAGGGTTGGCTTCGTCGACGGAATCACACGCCGGCGCGAGAAGGGCAAGCGCCAGCAGGGCCGTCAGGGAAGCATGTTTTATGGGTATGGGTATCAGGGATATGTTCATGATCGTGTACGTCGATGGGTGGATGGGGCGTGCGCGCGGCGTCGCGTTCATGGACGGTAGATTTCGTATCCATTGGCGGTGCGGCGATAGGCCAGGTTGACCGACGCGCAGATGTCGGTGAGGACGGATTCGAGGGATTGTGGCGAGGGTTGGATGTAGCCAACGGAGACCTCGCCAAGGGTTCGTTCGACCGCGATGGTGCGGCCGTATCGCCGGCCGAGCTCGTCGGTCGCCAGCCGGAGGGGAAGGCCCTGGAAGGCCAGGCCGCCGCTGCGCCACGCGAGGGTTAGGTCCAGCGCGACCGTTGTGGGTCGTTTCGGGCGTGTGGTGTCGGCGTGGACGACGGTTTCCTGGGCGGCATCGAGGGTGACGCCGGCATCGTCCGGCACGAGCGCCTGGACGAAGACGCGGCCTTCCTCGACGGCGACGCGGGTTTCGCGGGCGTCGAGCGCCGGGCGCGTCGATACGTTGAAGCGGGTGCCGAGGACCTGGACGCGGGCATTGTGTGTCTCGACGACAAACGGGGAGCCATCGGATGCAACGCTGAAGAACCCTTCACCATCGAGGCGGACGGTGCGAGAGAGCCGGCCCAGGAACGGACGATAAGTGAGCGAGGAGGCGCTGTTGAGCTCGACGGTCGAGCCGTCCGGTAGATGGGCCACGAGCCGTTCGCCGGGCAGCGCCTCGATGGTCCGTAATGTCGTCCACCACAGGAGGCCGCTGATAACGAGCAGGACGACCGAGGCCGCAAGGGCGAGCATCTGATAGGAATGGAGTGGAAATACCAGCCGCAGGGTCGGTGCCTTCGCCTCCGCGACGCGTCGCAACACGTCGTCGGTGAAGGTATTCGAAAACGTCGCGGCGCCGCCGGCGTGGATGGCCTCGCGGAGCCATTGATGCTGCCGGTGCAACAACGCCGCGTCCGGGGAGGTGCGCAGCAGGTCGTCGAGCCGGGCGGCCTGGTCGGGCGACAGCTCGGTGTCCAGCGAACGCAGGATCAGCGCTTCGTCATGCTCGTTCATCGTCGTGCAGGTAAGGGAGCAGCAGCTCGCGTAATTTGGATTGGGCGCGCGACAGGCGCGATAACACAGTTCCTA
Proteins encoded in this window:
- a CDS encoding FecR domain-containing protein gives rise to the protein MNEHDEALILRSLDTELSPDQAARLDDLLRTSPDAALLHRQHQWLREAIHAGGAATFSNTFTDDVLRRVAEAKAPTLRLVFPLHSYQMLALAASVVLLVISGLLWWTTLRTIEALPGERLVAHLPDGSTVELNSASSLTYRPFLGRLSRTVRLDGEGFFSVASDGSPFVVETHNARVQVLGTRFNVSTRPALDARETRVAVEEGRVFVQALVPDDAGVTLDAAQETVVHADTTRPKRPTTVALDLTLAWRSGGLAFQGLPLRLATDELGRRYGRTIAVERTLGEVSVGYIQPSPQSLESVLTDICASVNLAYRRTANGYEIYRP
- a CDS encoding serpin family protein, whose protein sequence is MNISLIPIPIKHASLTALLALALLAPACDSVDEANPDLRALSASEQSVVGASNAFGLRLYAALADDAPDENLFISPTSVTFALGMAVNGAAGDTRDQMVETLGHASLSVEDLNTASKSLMEYLQGLDPLVQTDIANSIWHEATFTPAPAFIETNTTYYDAVVESLDFRAPASVDVINDWVADKTNDKIETIIDAIPDDAVMYLINAIYFKGSWKYQFDAAATQPEPFTGSDGAITQAPLMRMKATVPYQAGDDFASIDLPYGNGQYRMTVILPETTEDLPALIASLDDTKWARLVDDFDDQAVNIFLPRFTLEYKQTLNDALTALGIEDAFVEGLADFSGIPQDPAIELVISRVLHKTFVEVNEEGTEAAAVTAAEVSTTSYNPNEPREIFFRADRPFIYAIREAHSGAILFIGTLNTL